A region of Fibrobacter sp. UWP2 DNA encodes the following proteins:
- a CDS encoding FISUMP domain-containing protein, producing MKNSKCTNAFASLMAASFAGAIALSACSNDTISTDRIEGPVSEDSTADSSKDTSKAEYKTYDVAIAIQRLKFKDETAILYELDESFDLTGREFTEKKETDSTFLFEGIKLRSPYAFIKISGKVQSTYYGDGYTSSVIPFVTIVANLDKQPIMPSQLTTIEGELLIQNLKKGVPYDSALALTRESIQKAYLLKDKVNSKEFADFFECYFNYTGTWHDSTFTKEGEWKNDSVKAMTALRHRELNDMQIKNGCFEKSIDFFGDAFKLGPCGKDNIGEIKKNELPYGAIKNQHLYCSQDSGWLEMPLSYNDTVGWEPGHDGEIRKGDYLKTSYYIYDSLYGGWVDFFDPDTAKGPCVTSNKNEIKSTPQGYYYCNPVRDTTRIVNVWSFIYVIETALKEEKLCNSKNVILTVLPDSGTIQFCDSNATRDTTRELSLLEQERQVTQCGTSDTLVRGSIDTTKWYFCTGGELNNAGELERTIGRICKKGNEGYAQVNYSLYYCNGFSWKLSADSMIVDSFIDARDSSTYMTIGIDSLIWMSHNLRFKTDSSWCYADTTVDCETYGRLYRREDNIKLKKDICPEGWRLPTLTEWENTAAFGRSWYPKEPDFKIFGSTSGWIQGSLDPHGKDLIGFNAYPAGSRNANGNFSNITESTQFCTAEEDNDGNPTFFMLTRQNKEGFLAKTSRKAMSCSIRCVKE from the coding sequence ATGAAAAATTCAAAATGCACAAACGCTTTCGCAAGCCTCATGGCGGCCTCTTTCGCCGGCGCCATCGCCCTTAGCGCCTGCAGCAACGACACCATATCCACCGACCGCATCGAGGGCCCCGTCAGCGAAGATTCCACGGCGGATTCCAGCAAGGACACCTCCAAAGCAGAATACAAGACATACGACGTTGCCATCGCCATCCAACGTCTAAAATTCAAAGACGAAACCGCCATCCTGTACGAGCTGGACGAATCGTTCGACTTGACTGGGAGGGAGTTCACCGAAAAAAAAGAAACCGACTCCACGTTCCTCTTTGAGGGAATCAAGCTCCGCTCGCCCTACGCTTTCATCAAAATCTCCGGGAAGGTCCAAAGCACCTACTATGGCGATGGTTACACGTCCAGCGTCATCCCCTTCGTAACCATAGTCGCCAACCTGGATAAGCAGCCCATTATGCCTTCGCAGTTGACCACCATCGAGGGCGAACTGTTAATCCAGAACCTTAAAAAAGGTGTCCCTTACGACTCCGCACTGGCATTGACCCGGGAGAGCATCCAAAAGGCCTACCTCCTCAAAGACAAGGTAAATTCCAAGGAATTTGCGGATTTCTTTGAATGTTACTTTAACTACACCGGCACTTGGCACGACTCCACGTTCACCAAAGAGGGCGAATGGAAAAACGACTCCGTTAAAGCCATGACCGCATTGCGCCACCGCGAATTGAACGACATGCAAATCAAAAATGGTTGCTTCGAAAAGAGCATCGATTTTTTTGGCGACGCATTCAAACTGGGTCCCTGTGGCAAAGACAACATAGGCGAAATCAAAAAGAACGAGTTGCCCTACGGAGCCATCAAAAACCAGCACCTTTACTGCTCTCAAGATTCAGGGTGGCTCGAAATGCCCCTTTCTTACAATGACACCGTGGGCTGGGAACCCGGCCATGACGGCGAGATCCGCAAAGGCGACTACCTCAAAACTTCCTACTACATTTACGACTCCCTCTACGGCGGCTGGGTAGATTTTTTTGATCCTGACACAGCCAAGGGACCTTGCGTCACCAGCAACAAGAATGAAATCAAGAGCACTCCGCAGGGTTACTACTACTGCAACCCCGTCCGCGACACAACAAGGATCGTCAACGTTTGGTCTTTCATCTATGTAATAGAAACGGCGCTCAAAGAAGAAAAACTCTGCAACAGCAAAAACGTCATCCTCACGGTATTGCCCGACTCGGGAACAATCCAGTTCTGCGACAGCAACGCCACGCGGGACACCACCCGCGAGCTCAGCCTTCTGGAACAGGAACGTCAAGTTACCCAGTGCGGCACAAGCGACACCCTGGTACGCGGCTCCATCGACACGACCAAGTGGTACTTCTGCACCGGAGGGGAGCTCAACAACGCAGGCGAACTGGAGCGCACCATCGGCAGAATCTGCAAAAAGGGCAACGAAGGCTACGCCCAGGTCAACTACTCCCTGTACTACTGCAACGGATTCTCCTGGAAACTTTCTGCCGACTCCATGATCGTGGACTCCTTCATCGACGCCCGTGACAGTTCCACCTACATGACCATCGGCATCGACAGCCTCATCTGGATGTCCCATAACCTGCGCTTCAAAACGGATTCCAGCTGGTGCTATGCCGACACCACCGTAGACTGCGAAACCTACGGCCGCCTTTACCGCAGGGAAGACAACATCAAGCTAAAAAAGGACATTTGCCCCGAGGGCTGGCGCCTCCCCACGCTCACCGAATGGGAGAACACCGCCGCCTTCGGCAGGTCCTGGTACCCCAAGGAACCAGATTTCAAGATTTTCGGTTCCACCAGCGGTTGGATTCAGGGTTCCCTGGATCCCCATGGCAAGGACCTCATCGGCTTTAACGCGTACCCCGCCGGAAGCCGCAACGCCAACGGCAACTTCAGCAACATCACCGAGAGCACGCAGTTCTGCACAGCAGAAGAGGACAATGACGGCAACCCGACATTCTTTATGCTGACCCGCCAAAACAAGGAGGGTTTCTTGGCAAAGACCAGCCGCAAAGCCATGTCCTGCAGCATCCGCTGCGTCAAGGAATAA
- a CDS encoding FISUMP domain-containing protein yields the protein MTGTVLVLGLAACSDSNSTETVEIVEAPDTPADSTENTPSDSASDTSSTSASDWEAGVAVTYRGHISAGHYKVGTEVVVRELDSALKQTGTVYKTNILDDQGTFTIEDAKFESPMVSVEVSGSMMSVCNEWDYPKSSSFTILDLRITNALNTSSFTDMQTIRAKFLMEKGMSFKEARAQAAKELKEILLMEELQEDFESMNFADSNENNYYLLAAEVLFTPLGSLNEGDKPYSGAFTKDTIVLSSLYTMWNWAYREATDRDCFKLSEYSKKWGYQVKLKKAKDFLDSLWKVKLNLGTCDSDNRGKYKESACSPIYGNKQFFRCDSTGWAHEEICSNVDFATFLNEAPADPTQLLKSENCKDTYYFYKNDEWHKAQQVDVGLKSACVDKNIGEVRFSGKMCYQCERSGWLELTKDECEAKRATCTKDGEVFTGESSPTTKFVCEGDTARQFTVRETALDKPCTKASPKDTIKMGYTLFVCDAGSWKFTSGDSAANALIDERDGKVYRTTGIGNQRWMAQNLDFGDSAAYPNLKGNIFSTNSDPILQLESPGTLYNWNAAMNVATDSGWRAPSDSEKVHGICPEGYHIPSMAEWDTLFVFAQKYKVSNTVGASLRGKSHWNYDPFDKNYNNDDFNLSLDGTGVVGKDNRYSANEGIAYLWTTESDTSGFSFKYMTLKDAEMTNIKYSSPKVKAAIRCVKD from the coding sequence TTGACTGGTACCGTCCTCGTTTTGGGGCTTGCCGCCTGTAGTGATTCCAACAGCACCGAAACGGTGGAAATCGTCGAAGCCCCGGACACTCCCGCAGACTCCACCGAGAACACCCCCTCCGACTCTGCCTCCGACACCTCCTCCACAAGCGCCTCCGACTGGGAAGCCGGCGTCGCCGTCACCTATCGTGGCCACATTAGCGCAGGGCACTACAAAGTTGGGACCGAGGTCGTTGTCCGCGAACTCGACAGCGCCCTCAAGCAAACAGGAACGGTCTACAAAACCAACATTCTGGACGACCAAGGAACCTTCACCATCGAAGACGCCAAGTTCGAGTCCCCCATGGTGAGCGTCGAAGTCTCTGGCTCCATGATGTCTGTATGCAACGAGTGGGATTACCCCAAGTCCTCTAGCTTTACCATATTGGACCTCCGCATAACGAACGCCCTCAACACCAGCAGTTTTACCGACATGCAAACCATCCGGGCCAAGTTCCTCATGGAAAAAGGCATGTCCTTCAAGGAAGCCCGCGCCCAGGCGGCAAAGGAACTCAAGGAAATTTTGCTGATGGAAGAACTCCAGGAGGACTTCGAAAGCATGAACTTCGCCGACTCCAACGAGAACAACTACTACCTGCTGGCCGCTGAAGTCCTGTTCACCCCACTTGGTTCTCTAAACGAGGGCGACAAGCCCTACAGCGGAGCCTTTACCAAAGACACCATCGTTCTTTCCAGTCTCTACACCATGTGGAACTGGGCATACCGCGAAGCCACCGACCGCGACTGTTTCAAGCTCTCTGAATACTCAAAAAAATGGGGCTACCAGGTGAAGCTCAAAAAGGCGAAGGACTTTTTGGACTCACTCTGGAAGGTCAAGCTGAACCTGGGCACCTGCGATAGCGACAACCGGGGCAAGTACAAGGAATCCGCCTGTTCGCCCATCTACGGGAACAAGCAGTTTTTCCGTTGCGATTCCACAGGGTGGGCTCACGAAGAAATCTGCTCCAATGTGGACTTCGCCACGTTCTTAAACGAGGCCCCGGCAGACCCTACGCAACTGCTCAAGAGCGAGAACTGCAAAGACACCTATTATTTCTACAAGAACGATGAGTGGCACAAGGCCCAGCAGGTGGACGTCGGGCTCAAGAGCGCCTGTGTAGACAAGAACATCGGCGAAGTCCGCTTTAGCGGTAAAATGTGCTACCAGTGCGAGAGAAGTGGTTGGCTCGAACTGACCAAAGACGAATGCGAGGCAAAGCGGGCTACATGCACCAAGGACGGAGAAGTCTTTACCGGCGAATCCAGCCCCACCACCAAGTTTGTTTGCGAAGGCGATACCGCCCGCCAGTTCACTGTCAGGGAAACGGCACTAGACAAGCCCTGCACCAAGGCCTCGCCCAAGGACACCATCAAGATGGGCTACACCCTGTTCGTTTGCGATGCGGGCTCCTGGAAGTTCACCTCGGGCGACTCCGCAGCCAACGCCCTCATAGACGAACGCGACGGCAAGGTCTACCGCACCACCGGCATCGGAAACCAGCGCTGGATGGCCCAGAACCTGGACTTTGGCGACAGCGCCGCCTATCCGAACCTCAAGGGCAACATTTTCTCTACCAACAGCGACCCCATTTTGCAACTCGAAAGCCCCGGCACCCTCTACAACTGGAACGCCGCCATGAACGTGGCCACCGATTCCGGCTGGAGAGCCCCGAGCGATTCCGAAAAGGTGCACGGGATTTGCCCCGAAGGCTACCACATCCCCTCGATGGCAGAGTGGGACACCCTATTTGTTTTCGCCCAAAAGTACAAGGTGTCTAACACCGTTGGGGCAAGCCTCCGCGGGAAATCGCACTGGAACTACGACCCGTTCGACAAGAATTACAACAACGACGACTTCAACCTGTCTCTGGACGGGACGGGCGTCGTCGGCAAAGACAACAGGTATTCCGCCAACGAAGGCATAGCCTACCTGTGGACCACGGAGTCCGACACCTCAGGTTTCTCGTTCAAGTACATGACCCTGAAGGACGCCGAAATGACAAACATCAAGTACAGTTCGCCCAAGGTCAAGGCGGCCATCCGATGCGTAAAGGACTAG
- a CDS encoding citrate synthase, with translation MSEKATLNYNGKSYELPVVEGSEGEHGLDISTLRKDSGLVTLDYGYLNTGSTKSAITFVDGEKGILRYRGYSIEDLAEKATFPETAWLLIYGELPTQEQLGHFRTLLTENALLHENLLHFFREMPPSAHPMGILSSIVNAVGLFTPRFYDDENIASAFELTTAGLISKIRTIAAFAYKASIGEPFVYPEAERSYCSNFLNMMFSSKARPYHPDPIMERALNTLLIVHADHEQNCSTSTVRMVGSSQANLYASICAGICALWGPLHGGANQAVLETLLRIQQSGMTIEQVMDKAKDKKDPFRLSGFGHRVYKSYDPRAKVLKKLMYQVFEREHVHDPLLDIAIKLEEAALKDDYFIARKLYPNVDFYSGILYRAMGIPTNMLTVMFAIGRLPGWIAHWKEMHDDPNSKINRPRQIYVGQTARPWIDRDKR, from the coding sequence ATGTCCGAAAAGGCAACACTGAACTATAATGGCAAGAGCTACGAACTCCCCGTGGTGGAAGGTTCCGAGGGCGAACACGGCCTCGACATCAGCACGCTGCGCAAGGATTCCGGGCTTGTCACGCTGGATTACGGCTACCTGAACACGGGCAGCACCAAGAGCGCCATTACGTTTGTTGACGGCGAAAAGGGCATCCTCCGCTACCGCGGCTACTCCATCGAAGATCTTGCCGAGAAGGCCACCTTCCCCGAGACCGCATGGCTCCTGATTTACGGAGAACTCCCCACGCAGGAACAACTCGGCCACTTCCGCACGCTCCTTACCGAGAATGCGCTTTTGCACGAGAACCTGCTGCACTTCTTCCGCGAGATGCCGCCGAGTGCGCACCCGATGGGCATCCTCAGTTCCATCGTGAACGCCGTGGGCCTCTTTACCCCGCGCTTCTACGACGACGAAAACATCGCGAGCGCCTTCGAACTCACGACCGCGGGCCTGATTTCCAAGATCCGCACCATCGCCGCCTTCGCCTACAAGGCAAGCATCGGCGAACCGTTCGTGTACCCCGAAGCCGAACGCAGCTACTGCAGCAACTTCCTCAACATGATGTTCAGCAGCAAGGCCCGCCCCTACCACCCGGACCCGATCATGGAACGTGCGCTCAACACGCTCCTGATTGTGCATGCCGACCACGAGCAAAACTGCTCCACGTCGACCGTGCGTATGGTGGGCAGCTCGCAGGCAAACCTCTACGCGAGTATCTGTGCCGGCATTTGCGCCCTGTGGGGCCCGCTCCACGGCGGTGCGAACCAGGCCGTGCTCGAAACGCTCCTGCGCATCCAGCAGAGCGGCATGACCATCGAGCAGGTGATGGACAAGGCCAAGGACAAGAAGGACCCGTTCCGCCTTTCCGGTTTTGGCCACCGCGTGTACAAGAGCTACGACCCGCGCGCCAAGGTGCTCAAGAAACTCATGTACCAGGTGTTCGAGCGCGAACACGTGCACGACCCGCTCCTGGATATCGCCATCAAGCTCGAAGAAGCTGCCCTGAAGGACGACTACTTCATCGCGCGCAAGCTTTACCCGAACGTGGACTTCTACTCGGGCATCCTCTACCGCGCCATGGGCATCCCGACGAACATGCTTACCGTGATGTTCGCCATCGGACGCCTCCCCGGCTGGATCGCCCACTGGAAGGAAATGCACGACGACCCGAATTCCAAGATTAACCGTCCGCGCCAGATTTACGTAGGCCAGACGGCAAGACCCTGGATCGATCGCGACAAGCGATAA
- a CDS encoding aminotransferase class I/II-fold pyridoxal phosphate-dependent enzyme — MSYNPLAEQANAELSANGCNVLSMLSERGKAIFFPRKGILGQGAEAKGSEINATIGTALEDDGSPLVLDCVLKSLNLPKQAFLYAPSFGNPDLRKAWKEQIVRKNPSLEGKQFSNPVVTCALTHAISCAGYLFLDPGDEVIIPDLYWDNYELVFVNSCGAKIKTFNTFKDGGFDTEALKAALAESKSQKKVVLLNFPNNPTGYTATEKEAVEIAKILTDCAAAGNKVVALLDDAYFGLVYEDGVTKESLFVKLLEANENLLAVKLDGPTKEDYVWGFRVGFMTFGFKGATEAQLKALEDKAAGTVRGNISNAPSISQKILLAAYQSPEYVDQKAEKYATLKKRYDIIKEELASHPEYKEAFEAMPCNSGYFMCIKPKGVDAEELRQKLIKDYSTGTIMLSGLIRIAFSAVPTEKLGKLFENIYNCILKMK; from the coding sequence ATGAGCTACAATCCTCTCGCCGAACAGGCAAACGCGGAACTCTCCGCAAACGGCTGCAATGTTCTCTCCATGCTCTCCGAAAGGGGCAAGGCAATCTTCTTCCCGCGCAAGGGCATTCTGGGCCAGGGCGCCGAAGCCAAGGGCTCCGAAATCAACGCGACTATCGGCACCGCCCTCGAAGACGACGGGAGCCCGCTCGTGCTCGACTGCGTGCTCAAGAGCCTGAACCTCCCCAAGCAGGCGTTCCTGTACGCCCCGAGTTTCGGCAACCCCGACCTCCGCAAGGCCTGGAAGGAACAGATTGTCCGCAAGAACCCGAGCCTAGAGGGCAAGCAGTTCAGCAACCCGGTCGTGACCTGTGCTTTGACCCACGCCATCAGCTGCGCAGGCTACCTCTTCCTCGACCCGGGTGACGAAGTCATCATCCCGGACCTCTACTGGGACAACTACGAGCTCGTGTTCGTGAACAGCTGCGGCGCGAAAATCAAGACGTTCAACACCTTCAAGGACGGCGGGTTCGATACCGAAGCCCTCAAGGCAGCCCTCGCCGAAAGCAAGAGCCAGAAGAAGGTCGTTCTCCTGAACTTCCCGAACAACCCGACCGGCTACACCGCCACCGAGAAGGAAGCGGTCGAAATCGCGAAGATCCTCACCGACTGCGCTGCCGCGGGCAACAAGGTCGTGGCCCTGCTCGACGACGCCTACTTCGGACTCGTCTACGAAGATGGCGTGACCAAGGAATCCCTGTTCGTGAAGCTGCTCGAAGCCAACGAGAACCTGCTCGCCGTCAAGCTCGACGGCCCCACCAAGGAAGACTACGTGTGGGGCTTCCGCGTCGGGTTCATGACCTTCGGTTTCAAGGGCGCCACCGAAGCCCAGCTCAAGGCCCTCGAGGACAAGGCCGCCGGTACGGTCCGCGGCAACATCTCTAACGCCCCGAGCATCAGCCAGAAGATCCTGCTCGCCGCCTACCAGAGCCCCGAATACGTGGACCAGAAGGCCGAGAAGTACGCGACCCTCAAGAAACGCTACGACATCATCAAGGAAGAGCTCGCTAGCCACCCGGAATACAAGGAAGCCTTCGAGGCCATGCCGTGCAACAGCGGTTACTTTATGTGCATCAAGCCGAAGGGCGTGGATGCCGAGGAACTCCGCCAGAAGCTCATCAAGGACTACAGCACGGGCACCATCATGCTTTCGGGCCTTATCCGCATCGCTTTCAGCGCCGTCCCGACCGAAAAGCTCGGCAAGCTGTTCGAAAATATTTATAATTGCATTTTGAAGATGAAATAA
- a CDS encoding branched-chain amino acid aminotransferase — protein sequence MNTVDWKTLPFGYYDTDYNVRCYYRDGKWGKVELSSSKDISIHMAATCLHYGQEGFEGLKAYTGKDGKVRIFRVDENAKRMQNTANRVLMAVPPVELFREMVHTVVKANARFIPPYGHGATLYIRPLLIGTSPEVGVKPSDEYLLLMFVTPVGPYFKDGFKPVDMMISRNFDRAAPQGTGTVKVGGNYAASLLSLAEAKKLGYSSTIYLDAKEKKYIDECGPANFFGIKGKTYVTPKSESILPSITNKSLQQLAEYLGYTVERRQVPFEELAEFSETAECGTAAVITPIKKIVDPVAGKEFTYGDGKNPGPVCTELFTKYTAIQFGEAEDPFGWTEVVDV from the coding sequence TTGAACACTGTCGATTGGAAGACGCTCCCCTTCGGTTATTACGATACCGATTACAATGTCCGCTGCTACTATCGCGATGGCAAGTGGGGCAAGGTTGAACTTTCTTCTTCCAAGGACATCAGCATCCACATGGCCGCCACCTGCTTGCATTACGGCCAGGAAGGTTTCGAAGGCCTCAAGGCTTACACGGGTAAGGACGGCAAGGTCCGTATCTTCCGCGTCGACGAGAATGCCAAGCGCATGCAGAACACCGCGAATCGCGTGCTCATGGCTGTTCCGCCGGTCGAACTGTTCCGCGAGATGGTCCACACCGTGGTGAAGGCCAACGCCCGCTTTATTCCGCCGTACGGTCACGGAGCAACGCTCTACATCCGCCCGCTCCTCATCGGTACGAGCCCGGAAGTCGGCGTGAAGCCTTCCGACGAATACCTGCTGTTGATGTTCGTGACTCCGGTGGGTCCGTACTTCAAGGACGGTTTCAAGCCCGTGGATATGATGATCAGCCGCAACTTCGACCGCGCCGCTCCGCAGGGTACGGGTACGGTGAAGGTCGGCGGTAACTACGCTGCCAGCTTGCTTTCCCTCGCAGAAGCCAAGAAGCTCGGCTACTCCAGCACCATCTACCTGGACGCGAAGGAAAAGAAGTACATCGACGAATGCGGTCCGGCAAACTTCTTCGGCATCAAGGGCAAGACCTACGTGACCCCGAAGTCCGAATCCATTCTGCCGTCGATTACGAACAAGAGTTTGCAGCAGCTTGCTGAATACCTCGGCTACACCGTGGAACGCCGCCAGGTTCCGTTCGAAGAACTCGCTGAATTCTCCGAAACCGCCGAATGCGGTACCGCCGCCGTGATCACCCCGATCAAGAAGATTGTGGATCCGGTTGCCGGCAAGGAATTCACCTACGGTGACGGCAAGAATCCGGGCCCGGTCTGCACGGAACTCTTCACGAAGTACACTGCTATCCAGTTCGGCGAAGCGGAAGACCCGTTCGGCTGGACTGAAGTGGTTGATGTTTAG
- the uvrB gene encoding excinuclease ABC subunit UvrB has product MARARKTITPDPYAKPIAKVLPPEKSLPGHLKQFQSPTRAEFDLVSPYGAAGDQPKAIEELTEGFKRGEQFQTLLGVTGSGKTFTMANVIKNVGKPTLILTHNKTLAAQLYQEFKAFFPHNAVEYFVSYYDYYQPEAYIVHTDTYIEKDASINDEIDKLRLRATANLLTRRDVIIVASVSCIYGLGSPSEYFDLMVRLKKGETWDRDRILHDLVRIQYTRNDYSLERGSFRCHGDVIEIHPSYDEEGLRIELFGDEIDRLCRFNIITGEVTKELDEMTIAPAKHFVTKEEGRAGILQRMQMELTERLAELDKEGKVLESARLSSRTRYDMEMLRETGICSGIENYSRIIEDRAPGTRPFTLIDYFGDDWMLMVDESHVSIPQVGGMAEGDKSRKTSLVQYGFRLPCALDNRPMNFAEFEYMYPKQVLFVSATPGDYELEKTGGVVTEQINRPTGLLDPKIEMFPIKGQMDVLLYRIEEVVKAGDRVLVTTLTKKMAQDLTDYFVEAGVRAKYLHSDIKTLERHELIKGLRTGEFDVLVGINLLREGLDLPEVSMVAILDADKEGFLRNYRSLIQTMGRASRNVNGTVLLFADNMTDSLDKAITETARRRAVQEEFNKEHGITPKSVTRKLEDDLVINDPLADLWKGDKKPDAIEDDYDDTGIRPMEPLQPSSKTKKKGSRYSKRADSVILSGARSAKSKNPDPQSNSTQAKIEDLERQMKEAAARLDFEEAARLRDIIRGMQD; this is encoded by the coding sequence CTCCCCGGTCACTTAAAGCAGTTCCAGTCACCCACACGTGCGGAATTCGATCTGGTGTCGCCTTACGGTGCGGCGGGCGACCAGCCCAAGGCCATCGAGGAATTGACCGAGGGTTTTAAGCGCGGTGAACAGTTCCAGACGCTGCTTGGCGTCACTGGTTCCGGCAAGACTTTCACGATGGCAAACGTCATCAAGAACGTGGGCAAGCCGACACTGATTTTGACCCACAACAAGACACTTGCGGCACAGCTCTACCAGGAATTCAAGGCGTTTTTCCCGCACAACGCGGTGGAATACTTCGTGAGCTATTATGACTACTACCAGCCCGAAGCCTACATCGTGCATACCGACACGTACATCGAAAAAGACGCGAGCATCAACGACGAAATCGACAAGCTCCGCCTGCGTGCCACCGCGAACCTTTTGACCCGCCGCGACGTAATTATCGTGGCATCCGTGAGCTGCATTTACGGCCTCGGCAGCCCATCCGAATACTTTGACTTGATGGTCCGCTTAAAGAAGGGCGAAACCTGGGACCGCGACCGCATTTTGCACGACTTGGTGCGCATCCAGTACACGCGCAACGACTACTCGCTCGAGCGCGGCTCCTTCCGCTGCCACGGCGACGTAATCGAAATCCACCCGAGCTACGACGAAGAGGGCCTCCGCATCGAGCTCTTTGGCGACGAAATCGACAGGCTCTGTCGCTTCAACATCATCACGGGCGAAGTGACAAAGGAACTCGACGAAATGACCATCGCCCCCGCAAAGCACTTCGTGACGAAGGAAGAAGGCCGCGCGGGCATCTTGCAGCGCATGCAGATGGAGCTGACCGAGCGCCTCGCAGAACTCGACAAGGAAGGCAAGGTGCTGGAATCGGCGCGCCTCAGCAGCCGCACCCGCTATGACATGGAAATGCTCCGCGAAACGGGCATATGCAGCGGCATCGAGAACTACTCCCGCATTATTGAGGACCGCGCCCCGGGCACGCGCCCGTTCACGCTTATTGACTACTTCGGTGACGACTGGATGCTGATGGTGGACGAATCGCACGTGAGCATCCCGCAGGTGGGCGGCATGGCCGAGGGCGACAAGAGCCGCAAAACTTCCCTAGTGCAGTACGGGTTCCGCCTTCCGTGCGCACTCGACAACCGCCCCATGAACTTCGCTGAATTCGAGTACATGTACCCAAAGCAGGTGCTCTTTGTAAGCGCCACGCCGGGCGACTACGAACTCGAAAAGACGGGCGGTGTCGTTACCGAACAAATTAACCGTCCCACCGGACTCCTGGACCCGAAAATCGAGATGTTCCCCATCAAGGGGCAAATGGACGTGCTGCTCTACCGCATCGAAGAGGTGGTCAAGGCGGGCGACCGCGTGCTCGTCACGACGCTCACCAAAAAGATGGCGCAGGACCTCACCGATTATTTCGTCGAGGCGGGCGTCCGCGCGAAGTATTTGCACAGCGATATCAAGACGCTGGAACGCCACGAGCTCATCAAGGGGCTCCGCACCGGAGAATTCGACGTGCTCGTGGGCATCAACCTGCTGCGCGAAGGCCTGGACCTGCCCGAAGTGAGCATGGTCGCGATTCTCGATGCCGACAAGGAAGGTTTCCTCCGCAACTATCGCAGCCTCATCCAGACAATGGGGCGCGCGAGCCGCAACGTGAACGGCACCGTTTTGCTCTTCGCCGACAACATGACCGACAGCCTCGACAAGGCCATCACCGAAACTGCCCGCCGAAGGGCTGTTCAGGAAGAATTCAATAAGGAACACGGCATCACGCCCAAGTCCGTGACCCGCAAACTCGAAGACGACCTCGTCATCAACGACCCGCTCGCCGATTTGTGGAAGGGCGACAAAAAACCCGACGCCATCGAGGACGACTACGATGACACGGGGATCCGCCCGATGGAACCGCTGCAGCCGAGCAGCAAAACGAAGAAGAAGGGTTCCCGCTACTCCAAGCGCGCGGACAGTGTCATTCTGAGCGGAGCACGTAGTGCGAAGTCGAAGAATCCAGACCCGCAATCCAATTCCACGCAAGCCAAGATCGAAGATCTTGAACGTCAGATGAAAGAAGCCGCCGCACGCCTCGACTTCGAGGAAGCGGCACGCCTCCGCGACATCATCCGTGGCATGCAGGACTAA